In a single window of the Pyramidobacter porci genome:
- the hutI gene encoding imidazolonepropionase: protein MGGKLFYNAAITTPLMGGAPAAGAAQGRVASWEKGALFVEGGLVAAVGGEAEVRAALAAKDAEIEEERDCEGAAMIPGFVDPHTHICFAARREKEFTMRLQGKTYLEILGAGGGILSSVNAVKAASEEELFETTRENVLSALNFGTTTMEVKSGYGLDTAEELKMLRVIARLGEETPLDIVPTFMGAHAVPAEYKGRADDFVDILVDEMLPAVKKQGIARYCDVFCETGVYTVPQSRRILEAARKLGMKLRIHADEVDDTQGAGLAAELRVASAEHLLAANEKNLKAMAAAGVIADVLPATAYSLRKPYADARRMIELGVPVALASDCNPGSCFCESMPFVFGLAVMNMNMTVEEALTGCTLNAAWAVGLQDKVGSLETGKQADFLLLDGDSPTILAYHAGVSPVMEVYKKGVYVA, encoded by the coding sequence ATGGGCGGAAAACTGTTTTACAACGCGGCGATCACCACGCCGCTGATGGGCGGCGCGCCTGCGGCGGGGGCCGCGCAGGGGCGCGTCGCGTCGTGGGAGAAGGGCGCGCTGTTCGTCGAGGGCGGTTTGGTCGCCGCCGTCGGCGGCGAGGCGGAAGTGCGCGCGGCGCTCGCCGCGAAGGACGCGGAGATCGAAGAGGAGCGCGACTGCGAAGGCGCGGCGATGATCCCCGGCTTCGTCGATCCGCACACGCACATCTGCTTTGCGGCGCGGCGTGAAAAGGAATTCACGATGCGCCTGCAGGGCAAAACGTATCTGGAGATCCTCGGCGCGGGCGGCGGCATCCTTTCCAGCGTCAACGCCGTCAAGGCGGCCAGCGAGGAGGAACTGTTCGAGACCACGCGCGAGAACGTGCTCTCGGCCCTGAACTTCGGCACCACGACCATGGAAGTGAAGAGCGGCTACGGTCTGGACACCGCCGAAGAACTGAAAATGCTGCGCGTGATCGCCCGCCTCGGCGAGGAGACGCCGCTGGACATCGTGCCCACGTTCATGGGCGCTCACGCCGTGCCCGCGGAATACAAGGGACGCGCCGACGATTTCGTCGATATTCTCGTCGACGAAATGCTGCCCGCCGTCAAAAAACAGGGCATCGCGCGCTACTGCGACGTGTTCTGCGAGACGGGCGTATATACCGTGCCGCAGAGCCGCCGCATCCTCGAAGCGGCGCGCAAGCTGGGCATGAAGCTGCGCATCCACGCCGACGAAGTCGACGACACGCAGGGCGCGGGGCTGGCGGCGGAACTTCGCGTCGCCTCGGCCGAGCACCTGCTGGCGGCCAACGAAAAGAATCTCAAAGCCATGGCGGCGGCCGGCGTCATCGCCGACGTACTGCCCGCCACGGCGTACAGCCTGCGCAAGCCCTACGCCGACGCGCGCCGCATGATCGAACTGGGCGTGCCCGTGGCGCTGGCCAGCGACTGCAACCCGGGATCCTGCTTCTGCGAGTCGATGCCCTTCGTCTTCGGCCTGGCGGTGATGAACATGAACATGACCGTGGAAGAGGCGCTGACCGGCTGCACGCTCAACGCCGCCTGGGCCGTCGGCCTGCAGGACAAAGTCGGCAGCCTGGAGACCGGCAAACAGGCCGATTTCCTGCTGCTCGACGGCGATTCGCCGACAATCCTTGCCTATCACGCCGGCGTCAGCCCCGTCATGGAAGTGTACAAAAAAGGCGTCTACGTCGCGTAA
- a CDS encoding IclR family transcriptional regulator gives MDSTGQQSKNGAVGKVIRLMEALVRSERVMSVRDLAAVTGVPRSTAHRFLTALESYGWAVQDAESGAYRAGLRFFLLNHRPVLFEALVSCAREPMRRLVERTGKTAILSVIEGAGGLCVHTEEPEIAVKFVAREGMSVPLCAGATGLVLLAFCEASLRERILASPLKMPDGSAADAPRLRERVAEIRRLGYAHSREEWMASAEDLSVPLYDRRGHFVAQLGIAGVAGTFGNWEADLLPALKDAAAQIASLM, from the coding sequence ATGGATTCGACAGGACAGCAGAGCAAGAACGGCGCCGTGGGCAAAGTCATTCGCCTGATGGAAGCGCTGGTGCGCTCCGAACGGGTAATGAGCGTGCGCGACCTGGCCGCGGTGACGGGCGTTCCACGCAGCACGGCGCATCGTTTTCTGACGGCGCTGGAATCCTACGGCTGGGCGGTTCAGGACGCCGAAAGCGGCGCCTACCGCGCCGGACTCCGTTTCTTCCTGCTCAATCATCGCCCCGTGCTCTTCGAGGCGCTGGTGAGCTGCGCCAGAGAGCCGATGCGGCGGCTCGTGGAACGCACGGGCAAAACTGCGATCCTGAGCGTGATCGAGGGCGCGGGCGGCCTGTGCGTCCACACCGAAGAGCCGGAGATCGCCGTCAAGTTCGTGGCGCGCGAGGGCATGAGCGTGCCGCTCTGCGCCGGCGCCACGGGTTTGGTGCTGCTGGCGTTCTGCGAGGCGAGCCTGCGCGAGCGGATCCTGGCCTCGCCGCTGAAAATGCCCGACGGCTCGGCGGCCGACGCGCCGCGGCTGCGCGAGCGCGTCGCCGAGATCCGGCGCCTAGGTTACGCCCACTCGCGCGAAGAGTGGATGGCCAGCGCCGAGGATCTGAGCGTGCCGCTGTACGACCGCCGCGGCCATTTTGTGGCGCAGCTGGGCATCGCCGGCGTGGCGGGAACGTTCGGGAACTGGGAAGCCGATCTGCTGCCGGCGCTGAAAGACGCGGCGGCGCAGATCGCTTCGTTGATGTAA
- a CDS encoding M14 family metallopeptidase, with protein MTYGRFRKIAAGAGILAVLALGSVAARAAFRLDVRPGYGVTGIKWLSDYNPNLRGTDYDTAVYVMEGKKPGATALILAGAHPREIGGVLTAEVLLENAEVEQGKLFVIPCLNAAGMSVPDALGQVPHQLPFESRQGRRWLYYGDRRIPLKKGESDPEHFLHPLGYVHKDGSEWRNVNRNYPGLADGTPAQMVTFGVMELIRREKPASCLDMHEATAPEEVFDPRDGKKHPGGSLSYSLITHPKYLEPCIEMILELEERGVSLKPEQSVPGFRGISHYEIGEGTPCVPFLSETPNPAMNEHAVGADPLRDARHPIEERVGIMMEVLRVWFEKFPELTGAPLAVNGLPSQKQIEAQGVGAWLQ; from the coding sequence ATGACGTACGGGCGTTTTCGAAAAATCGCGGCGGGCGCGGGAATACTGGCGGTTCTTGCGCTGGGGAGCGTCGCGGCGCGGGCGGCTTTTCGGCTGGACGTGCGGCCGGGATACGGCGTGACCGGAATCAAATGGCTTTCCGACTACAATCCCAATCTCAGAGGCACCGATTACGACACGGCGGTCTACGTGATGGAGGGCAAGAAGCCGGGCGCGACGGCGCTGATCCTGGCGGGGGCGCATCCGCGTGAGATCGGCGGCGTGCTGACGGCGGAAGTTCTTCTCGAAAACGCGGAAGTTGAGCAGGGCAAACTGTTCGTCATCCCCTGCCTGAACGCCGCCGGCATGTCGGTGCCGGATGCGCTCGGGCAAGTCCCCCATCAGCTGCCGTTCGAAAGCCGCCAAGGCAGGCGCTGGCTGTATTACGGCGACCGGCGCATACCGCTGAAAAAAGGCGAGAGCGATCCCGAACATTTCCTTCACCCGCTCGGTTACGTTCACAAAGACGGCTCCGAATGGCGCAACGTCAACCGCAATTATCCCGGCCTCGCCGACGGAACGCCTGCGCAGATGGTGACGTTCGGCGTCATGGAGCTGATCCGCCGCGAAAAACCCGCCTCCTGTCTGGACATGCACGAAGCGACCGCGCCGGAGGAAGTGTTCGATCCCCGCGACGGCAAAAAACATCCCGGCGGCTCGCTCTCCTACTCTCTGATCACTCATCCGAAATACCTCGAGCCATGCATCGAGATGATCCTGGAGCTCGAAGAGCGAGGCGTTTCTCTCAAGCCCGAACAATCCGTCCCCGGCTTTCGGGGCATCTCCCACTACGAAATCGGCGAAGGGACTCCCTGCGTCCCGTTTCTCAGCGAAACGCCCAATCCGGCGATGAACGAGCATGCGGTCGGCGCCGATCCGCTTCGCGACGCCAGACATCCAATCGAAGAGCGCGTCGGCATCATGATGGAGGTGTTGCGGGTCTGGTTCGAAAAGTTTCCCGAACTGACCGGCGCGCCGCTGGCGGTGAACGGCCTGCCCTCCCAAAAGCAAATCGAGGCGCAGGGCGTGGGCGCGTGGCTGCAATGA
- a CDS encoding lipid-binding SYLF domain-containing protein codes for MKKFLGAVLFLVISCCAVAQAKDYHVAARVKEAQAAVEKMIRSKSAAGLAQSVKEGVGVAIFPNVVKAGLIVGGRYGEGLMLRHDPKTGQWYGPAFFSISGGSFGLQIGASSTALVLTVNNEKGMKAFRGGTFTLGADVAAVAGPSGRNSYVGTNINADAPIFSYSITKGVFAGVALDGSVISELPRVNDACWGKHLNNVQIFHRKPARKDVQALIRKLNQLVSLAK; via the coding sequence ATGAAAAAATTTCTCGGTGCAGTTTTATTCTTGGTGATTTCGTGCTGTGCGGTCGCTCAGGCGAAAGATTATCACGTGGCGGCGCGAGTGAAGGAAGCGCAGGCGGCCGTGGAGAAAATGATCCGCTCCAAGTCGGCGGCCGGACTGGCACAGTCGGTCAAGGAAGGCGTCGGCGTGGCCATTTTCCCCAACGTTGTCAAGGCGGGGCTCATCGTCGGCGGCCGTTACGGCGAGGGGTTGATGCTGCGCCATGATCCCAAGACGGGGCAATGGTACGGGCCGGCGTTTTTCAGCATCAGCGGCGGTTCGTTCGGGCTGCAGATCGGCGCCTCCTCGACGGCGCTGGTTTTGACCGTCAACAACGAAAAGGGCATGAAGGCGTTCCGCGGCGGCACCTTCACGCTGGGCGCCGATGTCGCCGCCGTGGCCGGCCCGAGCGGGCGCAACTCCTACGTCGGCACCAACATCAACGCCGACGCGCCGATCTTCAGCTACTCGATCACCAAAGGCGTATTCGCCGGCGTGGCCCTCGACGGCTCGGTCATCAGCGAACTGCCCCGCGTCAACGACGCCTGCTGGGGCAAACACCTGAACAACGTCCAGATCTTCCACCGCAAACCGGCGCGCAAGGACGTGCAGGCGCTGATCAGAAAACTCAACCAGCTCGTTTCGCTGGCGAAGTAA
- a CDS encoding protein-export chaperone SecB, with protein sequence MAERRIKKAVSKFPAVDLIGYAVSGVSFKVDLEHLNERAIQIDRNDLLRDTSTQRSDENPSIWQIEMHLGIKRNAQKKYAYHWDLSLLGVLKCNIPEGVLDAAQLQDNILLNGCSLLYTTAREYLRSLTALALKGPILLPTVTFALMPSTKKQHKTKTMDSK encoded by the coding sequence ATGGCAGAACGTCGCATAAAAAAAGCGGTATCAAAATTTCCAGCTGTAGATCTAATTGGATACGCCGTGTCTGGCGTTTCTTTCAAAGTCGATTTGGAACATCTTAATGAAAGAGCAATCCAGATTGATCGGAATGACCTTTTACGCGATACTAGTACTCAACGAAGCGACGAAAACCCATCAATCTGGCAGATTGAGATGCATCTTGGGATAAAAAGAAATGCGCAAAAAAAATATGCTTATCATTGGGATCTTTCTTTGCTCGGTGTATTAAAATGTAACATCCCTGAAGGCGTCCTAGATGCAGCCCAACTTCAAGATAATATTCTTCTTAATGGGTGTTCATTGTTATACACAACCGCACGAGAGTACTTGCGCTCTTTAACTGCTCTGGCGCTGAAAGGGCCTATTCTGTTGCCAACAGTTACCTTTGCTTTGATGCCTTCTACCAAAAAGCAGCATAAAACAAAAACAATGGATTCTAAATAA
- a CDS encoding toxin-antitoxin system HicB family antitoxin: MVKDIEYYMSLPYKIETEKLRPADGGGFRMFMPELGSFVVQGDGETLDDAWAMLKEVQKEIIGLWLARGQEVPEPDSIKRYSGKIALRISPDLHKKLVSQAKQNNTSLNHYISQALEAYTSVEWLVKCFNEQAPYSCSMQKYTTPNKKSPVMRQEISVEEKGPIQWQNVA, from the coding sequence ATGGTTAAAGATATCGAATATTATATGAGTTTGCCCTATAAGATCGAAACTGAAAAATTGCGACCTGCCGATGGCGGTGGTTTCAGAATGTTCATGCCCGAGTTAGGGAGCTTTGTTGTCCAAGGAGATGGAGAAACACTCGATGACGCTTGGGCGATGCTTAAAGAAGTGCAGAAAGAGATAATTGGTCTGTGGCTCGCACGAGGGCAAGAGGTTCCTGAGCCAGATTCCATAAAGCGTTACAGCGGCAAAATCGCGCTGCGCATCTCTCCCGATCTGCATAAAAAGCTGGTTTCTCAGGCCAAACAGAATAACACCAGCCTCAATCATTATATTTCACAAGCGTTAGAAGCATATACTTCGGTTGAGTGGCTCGTAAAATGTTTTAATGAACAGGCGCCTTACTCTTGTAGTATGCAAAAATACACAACGCCTAATAAGAAATCTCCAGTTATGAGGCAAGAAATTTCTGTTGAAGAAAAAGGACCTATACAATGGCAGAACGTCGCATAA
- a CDS encoding TolC family protein: MPVYKKTIAVLLLAAALAVPAAAKNARGEKRSGRPVLTTETALELACANNPSLAAAEARIEQARQQIAQARADKLPKLYAALAGAWQGEEGAIPAYQGEPGHGIPIGYALNSFEEAYQAALGVQWLIFSSGAVENTIAARTMAFRGIQTREVRTGQAVENAVLVSYYNLQRARAKLAVAEEVLDLSKEHLVQVRNFFKYGVVAQDEVLRVEVDVSNGELNVISAKNAVDVRWRALERAVGVELRSQFDLPEPNRNAAPEDAPRWDETSLYALRPELKALDFSRRAALAVAAAARASNGPKIVAGGEAFAQGRDFWPDELDTWKLSLSLRWDFFDGGKARAQVKEYKARAQELLAQIEDVKRQVALEVSSAQLNFESARQRLDVASRQVASAQEDYRMALLRYKSSVGTNLDVLDARTALTNARTQLVDAVYDMNSSRADLDYALGLSERFKLPDGASLAAEGRHGAKN; the protein is encoded by the coding sequence ATGCCCGTGTACAAAAAAACGATCGCCGTTCTTCTGCTGGCCGCCGCGCTCGCCGTTCCGGCCGCGGCGAAAAACGCCCGCGGCGAAAAACGCTCCGGACGCCCTGTGCTGACGACGGAAACGGCCCTTGAACTGGCCTGCGCGAACAATCCTTCGCTGGCGGCCGCCGAGGCCCGCATCGAACAGGCCCGGCAGCAGATCGCCCAGGCGCGCGCCGACAAACTGCCCAAGCTGTACGCCGCGCTCGCCGGGGCGTGGCAGGGCGAAGAGGGAGCGATACCGGCCTACCAAGGGGAACCCGGTCATGGCATCCCGATAGGTTACGCCCTCAACTCCTTCGAAGAGGCCTATCAGGCCGCGCTCGGCGTGCAGTGGCTGATTTTCAGCAGCGGCGCCGTCGAAAACACGATCGCCGCGCGCACGATGGCCTTCCGCGGCATCCAGACCCGCGAAGTCCGCACCGGCCAAGCCGTGGAAAACGCCGTGCTCGTTTCCTATTACAACCTGCAGCGCGCCCGCGCCAAGCTGGCCGTGGCCGAAGAGGTGCTCGACCTCTCCAAAGAGCACCTGGTGCAGGTCAGGAACTTTTTCAAGTACGGCGTCGTCGCTCAGGACGAAGTGCTGCGCGTGGAAGTCGACGTCTCCAACGGCGAGCTGAACGTGATCTCCGCCAAAAACGCCGTTGACGTGCGCTGGCGCGCGCTCGAGCGCGCCGTCGGCGTCGAGCTGCGCTCGCAATTCGATCTGCCGGAGCCGAACCGGAACGCGGCGCCGGAAGACGCGCCCCGCTGGGACGAAACCAGCCTTTACGCCCTGCGTCCCGAACTGAAGGCGCTCGATTTCTCCCGCCGCGCCGCACTGGCCGTCGCGGCCGCCGCCCGGGCGTCCAACGGACCGAAGATCGTCGCCGGCGGTGAAGCATTCGCTCAAGGACGCGATTTCTGGCCCGACGAGCTGGACACGTGGAAGCTGTCGCTCAGCCTGAGATGGGACTTTTTCGACGGCGGCAAAGCCCGCGCCCAGGTCAAGGAATACAAGGCGCGGGCGCAGGAGCTGCTCGCCCAGATCGAAGACGTGAAACGGCAGGTCGCGCTGGAAGTCTCGTCCGCGCAGCTGAACTTCGAATCGGCGCGCCAGCGCCTCGACGTGGCTTCGCGCCAGGTCGCCAGCGCTCAGGAAGATTACCGCATGGCCCTGCTGCGCTACAAGTCCAGCGTCGGCACCAACCTCGACGTGCTCGACGCCCGCACCGCCCTGACCAACGCCCGCACCCAGCTTGTCGACGCCGTGTACGACATGAACAGCAGCCGCGCCGATCTCGACTACGCGCTCGGCCTCTCGGAACGCTTCAAGCTGCCCGACGGCGCTTCGCTTGCGGCGGAAGGACGGCACGGCGCGAAAAATTGA
- a CDS encoding glutaredoxin family protein — MKKITMFMFESCPHCKLARKCLDELKAEHPEYAAVPFEMVDEKKQPDVAAKYDYYYVPTFFVDGEKVHEGHAEKADVEKVFKTALA, encoded by the coding sequence ATGAAAAAGATCACCATGTTCATGTTCGAAAGCTGCCCTCACTGCAAGCTGGCCCGCAAGTGCCTCGACGAGCTGAAGGCCGAACACCCCGAGTACGCCGCCGTCCCCTTCGAGATGGTCGACGAGAAGAAACAGCCCGACGTCGCCGCGAAATACGATTACTATTACGTGCCCACCTTTTTCGTGGACGGCGAGAAAGTTCACGAAGGCCATGCGGAGAAGGCCGACGTGGAAAAGGTTTTCAAGACCGCTCTGGCATAG
- a CDS encoding M23 family metallopeptidase, whose amino-acid sequence MKKFVLALLLTFAFMPAAFAARMRLTVPEEAPIGQPFFLELRVNETIGDVTVKWRGQTFVLTPRRNAVRTILGVPNDAKLAGSTLPIRVEFSCGAKGRVRGERKIKAVGHSYPRQVLTVAPKMVTPPQSELNRIAKERQLVRKALATRSKGGVLPRRYVRPVPGIPTAYFGGFRVYNGVPRSGHGGLDLRAAVGTPVRAIADGTVVLEGFHYFSGGAVYVDHGGGVLSVYFHLSKILVGPGQKVKAGDSIALSGATGRVTGPHLHLGLFSGGAALDPLPLLDASKMPKGVEVLYEF is encoded by the coding sequence GTGAAGAAATTTGTCCTGGCGTTGCTGCTGACGTTCGCATTCATGCCGGCCGCGTTTGCCGCGCGCATGCGTCTGACCGTGCCGGAAGAGGCGCCGATCGGCCAGCCTTTTTTTCTGGAGCTGCGCGTCAACGAAACGATCGGCGACGTCACGGTGAAGTGGCGCGGGCAGACGTTTGTCCTCACGCCGCGCCGCAACGCCGTGCGCACGATCCTCGGCGTGCCCAACGACGCCAAACTGGCCGGCTCGACGCTGCCCATCCGGGTCGAGTTCAGCTGCGGAGCCAAAGGCCGGGTCCGGGGCGAACGAAAAATCAAAGCGGTCGGCCACAGTTATCCCAGACAGGTGCTCACGGTCGCGCCGAAAATGGTCACTCCGCCTCAGTCGGAATTGAACCGCATCGCCAAAGAGCGCCAGCTCGTGCGAAAAGCGCTGGCGACGCGCAGCAAAGGCGGCGTGCTGCCGCGCCGGTACGTGCGCCCCGTGCCGGGGATCCCCACCGCTTATTTCGGCGGCTTCCGCGTCTACAACGGCGTGCCCCGCAGCGGCCATGGCGGCCTCGACCTGCGCGCCGCCGTCGGCACGCCGGTCAGGGCGATCGCCGACGGCACGGTTGTGCTCGAAGGTTTTCATTATTTTTCCGGCGGCGCCGTCTACGTGGATCACGGCGGCGGCGTGTTGTCCGTTTATTTCCATCTGTCGAAGATCCTCGTCGGCCCCGGGCAAAAAGTGAAAGCCGGCGACTCGATCGCCCTTTCCGGCGCGACGGGGCGCGTCACCGGGCCGCACCTCCATCTCGGCCTTTTCAGCGGCGGCGCGGCGCTGGATCCTCTGCCGCTGCTGGACGCTTCGAAAATGCCCAAGGGCGTGGAAGTTCTGTACGAGTTTTAG
- a CDS encoding AMP-binding protein, with the protein MERLEDLLRESLRKRAAADAFWWNGDWLKGQALLDAVAAEREALTAAGFKEGQRLMTLLPNCPALLTLVLAVWSLKGTLVPLNMRAGTDNLLPTIDLVQPFAIVVSRGDAKAAAGVLRYPVVEIEPTTGTLEKFRGVERKTTTPDWAVFFTTSGTTGLPKAVPLSHENFIDNVRSICKHFPIYPHDTIIWALPNFHSFGLTLSMLLPQYAGAKVAAVPAFMPPLKTLEAIRDAGCTVLFLVPAMLEFLKRSGAHNPIEINTVRAVITGGDRLNLSLDQASMELFGHPILEGYGTTECSPVVTFNNDEKTRKLGTIGTVLPGYEWKICDQQGNPLPPETPGVLKLRGKSVFRGYYEAPEVTAERLSPDGWYDTGDVVKYDADGYITVLDRLTDIIIVGGFNVYPQEVERILNVHPSIAQAAVVAMHHLVNGEIPRAFVVLKEGASATDRDIIEYCKGKLANYKIPRKVDFVESLPMSPSGKILRRKLRELQ; encoded by the coding sequence ATGGAACGTCTTGAAGATCTCCTGCGGGAGAGTTTGAGAAAACGCGCCGCCGCGGATGCATTTTGGTGGAACGGAGACTGGCTGAAGGGGCAGGCGCTGCTGGACGCCGTCGCCGCGGAACGCGAAGCGCTGACGGCGGCCGGCTTCAAAGAGGGGCAGCGCCTCATGACGCTGCTGCCCAACTGCCCGGCACTGCTGACGTTGGTTCTTGCCGTCTGGAGTCTGAAAGGCACGCTGGTCCCGTTGAACATGCGCGCCGGCACCGACAATCTGCTGCCCACCATCGACCTCGTGCAGCCTTTTGCCATAGTGGTCTCCCGCGGTGACGCCAAGGCCGCGGCGGGCGTGCTGCGCTATCCCGTCGTGGAGATCGAACCGACGACCGGCACGCTCGAAAAATTCCGCGGCGTGGAGCGCAAAACGACGACGCCCGACTGGGCCGTGTTCTTCACGACATCGGGAACGACCGGCCTGCCCAAAGCCGTGCCGCTGAGCCACGAAAATTTTATCGACAACGTACGTTCGATCTGCAAACATTTTCCGATTTATCCGCACGACACGATCATCTGGGCGCTGCCGAACTTCCACTCTTTCGGCCTGACGCTCTCCATGCTGCTGCCCCAATATGCCGGCGCGAAAGTCGCCGCCGTGCCCGCGTTCATGCCGCCGCTGAAGACGCTCGAAGCGATCCGGGATGCCGGGTGCACGGTGCTGTTCCTCGTGCCCGCCATGCTCGAGTTTCTGAAGCGCTCGGGCGCGCACAATCCCATCGAAATCAACACGGTTCGCGCCGTCATCACCGGCGGCGACCGTCTCAACCTGTCGCTCGACCAAGCCAGCATGGAACTGTTCGGCCATCCCATTCTCGAAGGCTACGGCACGACCGAGTGCTCGCCCGTCGTCACCTTCAACAACGACGAGAAGACGCGCAAGCTGGGCACCATCGGCACGGTTCTGCCCGGCTACGAATGGAAAATCTGCGACCAGCAGGGCAACCCGCTGCCGCCGGAAACGCCCGGCGTGCTCAAACTGCGCGGCAAGTCCGTGTTCCGCGGCTATTACGAAGCGCCCGAAGTCACCGCCGAACGCTTGTCTCCCGACGGCTGGTACGACACCGGCGACGTCGTCAAATACGACGCGGACGGCTACATCACCGTGCTCGACCGCCTCACCGACATCATTATCGTCGGCGGCTTCAACGTCTATCCCCAGGAAGTGGAGCGCATCCTCAACGTCCATCCGTCGATCGCCCAGGCGGCCGTCGTGGCCATGCACCACCTCGTCAACGGGGAGATCCCGCGCGCCTTCGTCGTGCTCAAGGAAGGCGCTTCGGCCACCGACCGCGACATCATCGAATACTGCAAGGGCAAACTCGCCAACTACAAGATCCCGCGCAAAGTCGACTTCGTCGAGAGCCTGCCCATGTCGCCCTCGGGCAAGATTTTGCGCCGCAAGCTGAGAGAGCTTCAGTAA
- a CDS encoding GNAT family N-acetyltransferase: MENSLRLEVITSVRPEAVVDLYMDAGWWEEGWSEDVIPAMVANSFRFVALFDGSELVGMGRALSDGVSDAYIQDIVVRTDYRGQGWGKKIVSRLVKELRAVGIDWIGLVGAPGTKAFYEKLGFSEMPQFVPMKYQC; this comes from the coding sequence TTGGAAAATTCACTGCGCCTTGAAGTGATTACATCGGTCCGCCCCGAAGCGGTTGTCGATCTTTACATGGATGCCGGCTGGTGGGAAGAGGGCTGGAGCGAAGACGTCATCCCCGCGATGGTGGCCAATTCCTTCCGGTTCGTGGCCCTGTTCGACGGCAGCGAGCTGGTCGGCATGGGGCGCGCCCTTTCCGACGGCGTCAGCGACGCTTACATCCAGGACATCGTGGTGCGGACCGATTACCGCGGTCAGGGCTGGGGAAAGAAGATCGTTTCCCGCCTTGTGAAGGAACTCCGCGCCGTCGGGATCGATTGGATCGGTCTGGTCGGCGCCCCGGGCACCAAAGCCTTTTACGAGAAACTCGGCTTCAGCGAGATGCCCCAGTTCGTGCCCATGAAGTATCAGTGCTGA
- a CDS encoding sirohydrochlorin cobaltochelatase has product MKGRLMNMSFKSMILAVTLAAVAFSGTACAKEAKKEEKQAILITSFGTSMPSARKAIDNLVAAAKKAFPGAEVRLAFTSNIIRRKLTREGKKNVPPTPVMALAQLNDEGFSTVGVMPTHIIPGAEYDEIKNVVEAWGELKGKYGIKDLRLGKTFLSSVEGCDEMAEILVKRFEKLAGKDTAVVLMGHGTPHHIANAMYSQLQVALDKIADGRFFIGTVENTPLIEDVVAALKKAGYKKTLVSPLMIVAGDHANNDMADKDDPESWYSILKKEGFAVETYIKGLGEDKGVTAAFVEHLKEMMK; this is encoded by the coding sequence ATGAAAGGTCGTCTGATGAACATGTCCTTCAAATCCATGATTCTCGCCGTCACTCTCGCAGCCGTCGCTTTCTCCGGGACCGCCTGCGCCAAGGAAGCCAAGAAGGAAGAGAAGCAGGCCATCCTGATCACCTCTTTCGGTACCTCCATGCCCAGCGCCCGCAAGGCCATCGACAATCTGGTGGCCGCCGCCAAAAAAGCGTTCCCAGGCGCCGAAGTGCGCTTGGCGTTCACCTCCAACATCATCCGCCGCAAGCTGACCCGCGAGGGCAAGAAAAACGTTCCGCCCACGCCCGTGATGGCTCTGGCGCAGCTGAACGACGAAGGATTCTCCACGGTCGGCGTGATGCCGACGCACATCATTCCCGGCGCCGAATACGACGAGATCAAGAACGTGGTTGAGGCCTGGGGCGAACTGAAGGGCAAGTACGGCATCAAGGATCTGCGTCTCGGCAAGACCTTCCTGTCCAGCGTCGAAGGCTGCGACGAAATGGCCGAGATCCTCGTGAAGAGATTCGAAAAGCTCGCCGGCAAGGATACCGCCGTGGTGCTGATGGGGCACGGCACGCCCCACCACATCGCCAACGCCATGTACAGCCAGCTTCAGGTCGCTCTGGATAAGATCGCCGACGGCCGCTTCTTCATCGGCACCGTCGAGAACACGCCGCTGATCGAAGATGTCGTCGCTGCGCTGAAGAAGGCCGGCTACAAGAAAACGCTCGTCTCGCCGCTGATGATCGTGGCCGGCGACCACGCCAACAACGACATGGCCGACAAGGACGATCCCGAATCCTGGTACAGCATCCTCAAGAAGGAAGGCTTCGCCGTCGAGACCTACATCAAAGGTCTCGGCGAGGACAAGGGCGTCACGGCGGCTTTCGTCGAACACCTGAAGGAAATGATGAAGTAA